One genomic region from Oncorhynchus gorbuscha isolate QuinsamMale2020 ecotype Even-year linkage group LG13, OgorEven_v1.0, whole genome shotgun sequence encodes:
- the LOC123993617 gene encoding leucine-rich repeat transmembrane protein FLRT1-like, with translation MAAESLTELRDWLFLLLLCLTLLAEMLELAAAAVAMEEGEEDFPCPSVCRCDEGFVYCNDRSLSMIPPLPLTATVLYLQSNRLANSGLPASLERSSSIRVVYLYANQLDEFPIHLPPSLRELHLQDNNIRTLPRTVLARLPLLERLHLDDNSISTVSIQERAFSGTRRLRLLFLSRNHLSSIPAGLPASLEELRLDDNRINTIPTHAFRGLASLRRLVLDGNLLANTRIADDTFSRLANLTELSLVRNALQAPPINLPSTHLMRLHLQDNGLIHVPRGTLDGMKRLQRLDLSGNNLTTLPRGLLRDTDGLELLLLRGNPWYCGCNLHWLHAWLYGRGAAVTVRGLTCHGPEAVRGQALRDLTGLMDQCEGPPGGVNSVGGRGGGVTRTTTFPPTQGSLFTLRDIRPGLVKPLPPGGEAGGHASHHALELTVKPLSPDSVQVTWLCPRPAPSFRLSWLRLGSSAALGSITETLVPGERQQYLLTQLTPRSHYLICLLPLRSTSSHSGGSQRGQQQEKDTTDQSPVCSQIETGEALRPEGGNGGEDSDTEMAALPLAEIIGGATALVSLILIFGIFCWYGQRTGYVSGETDSYGVRGQRVVGKPYDDYVESGTKKDSSILEIRSPGFAMTPMTTHQPLQPKGGEDVTYVHTIFPSSHGNGTYRSNQSHNGIITQLGHTAGYGTNQGYREQGMIPDIDYSYT, from the exons ATGGCTGCCGAGAGTCTGACCGAGCTCCGTGATTGGCTCTTTCTGCTCCTCCTGTGCCTGACTCTATTGGCCGAGATGCTGGAGTTGGCGGCGGCAGCAGTTGCCATGGAGGAAGGCGAGGAAGACTTCCCGTGCCCGTCAGTGTGCCGGTGTGACGAGGGCTTCGTTTACTGTAACGATCGGAGCCTGAGCATGATCCCTCCTCTACCGTTAACAGCTACCGTTCTCTACCTACAGAGCAACCGGTTGGCCAACTCCGGCCTACCGGCGTCGTTGGAGCGCAGCAGTAGTATCCGTGTGGTCTACCTTTACGCCAACCAACTAGACGAGTTTCCTATACACCTGCCGCCGTCGCTACGGGAACTACACCTGCAGGACAACAACATTCGGACGTTGCCACGCACGGTGTTGGCCAGGTTACCGTTGCTAGAGAGGCTACACCTGGACGACAACTCCATCTCCACGGTGAGCATTCAGGAGCGGGCCTTCTCCGGTACGCGGCGGCTGAGGTTACTCTTCCTCTCCCGGAACCACCTGTCCAGCATCCCAGCCGGCCTCCCGGCTTCTTTAGAGGAGCTGAGGTTAGACGACAACCGTATCAACACCATCCCCACCCACGCCTTCCGGGGCCTGGCCTCACTGAGACGCCTGGTCCTGGACGGGAATCTCCTGGCCAACACCCGCATCGCCGACGACACCTTCTCCCGCCTGGCCAACCTCACGGAGCTGTCGCTAGTCCGCAATGCCCTGCAGGCCCCACCAATCAACCTGCCCAGCACACACCTGATGAGGCTGCACCTGCAGGACAACGGACTGATTCACGTGCCCCGGGGGACCCTGGACGGGATGAAGAGGCTGCAGCGGCTGGATCTGTCAG GGAAcaacctgaccactctgccccgGGGGCTGCTGAGGGACACGGACGGCCTGGAGCTGTTGCTGCTCCGGGGGAACCCCTGGTACTGTGGCTGCAACCTGCACTGGCTCCACGCCTGGCTGTATGGCCGCGGGGCAGCGGTGACAGTACGGGGCCTGACCTGCCACGGACCGGAGGCGGTGCGAGGCCAGGCCCTCAGGGACCTCACTGGGCTCATGGACCAGTGTGAAGGCCCCCCAGGAGGGGTGAACAGtgtggggggtagaggaggaggtgtcacTAGAACTACCACCTTTCCCCCCACCCAGGGCTCTCTGTTCACCCTCAGAGACATACGGCCGGGCCTGGTGAAGCCATTACCACCGGGAGGAGAGGCGGGGGGTCATGCCTCACACCACGCTTTAGAACTCACCGTGAAGCCTCTGTCGCCGGACAGTGTGCAGGTGACGTGGCTGTGCCCGCGGCCGGCGCCCTCCTTCCGGCTGTCCTGGCTGAGGCTGGGCAGCAGCGCCGCTCTGGGTTCCATCACAGAGACGCTGGTACCCGGGGAGAGACAGCAGTACCTACTAACCCAGCTCACGCCACGATCACACTATCTCATCTGCCTGCTCCCCCTGCGCTCCACCTCCTCCCACTCTGGAGGGTCACAGAGAGGACAGCAACAGGAAAAGGACACAACAGACCAGAGCCCCGTCTGCTCTCAGATAGAGACGGGGGAGGCTCTGCGCCCCGAGGGGGGAAATGGGGGTGAGGACTCGGACACAGAGATGGCAGCCCTCCCCCTGGCCGAGATCATTGGAGGAGCCACAGCCCTAGTCTCCCTCATACTCATCTTCGGCATCTTCTGCTGGTATGGCCAGCGCACCGGGTATGTCTCCGGGGAAACAGACTCCtatggggtcagaggtcagcgCGTGGTCGGGAAGCCGTACGATGACTACGTGGAGTCGGGTACTAAGAAGGACAGCTCCATCCTGGAGATCAGGAGCCCCGGCTTCGCCATGACGCCCATGACGACCCATCAGCCACTGCAACCCAAAGGAGGGGAAGATGTGACCTACGTGCACACCATCTTCCCCTCATCGCACGGTAACGGCACCTACCGAAGCAACCAGAGTCACAACGGCATCATCACCCAACTGGGTCACACGGCAGGCTACGGGACCAACCAGGGTTACCGGGAGCAAGGGATGATCCCGGATATAGACTACTCCTACACGTGA